From Myotis daubentonii chromosome 15, mMyoDau2.1, whole genome shotgun sequence, one genomic window encodes:
- the TNNT1 gene encoding troponin T, slow skeletal muscle: protein MSDTEEQEYEEEQPEEEEAAEEEEEEAPEEPEPVVEREEERPKPSRPVVPPLIPPKIPEGERVDFDDIHRKRMEKDLLELQTLIDVHFEQRKKEEEELIALKDRIERRRAERAQQQRFRTEKERERQARLAEEKMRKEEEEAKKRAEDDAKKKKVLSNMGAHFGGYLVKAEQKRGKRQTGRETKLRILSERKKPLDIDHLGEEQLRAKAQELSDWIHQLESEKFDLMEKMKQQKYEINLLYNRISHAQKFRKGAAKGRLGGRWK from the exons ATGTCTGACACCGAGGAGCAGGAATATGAGGA GGAGCAGCCCGAAG aggaggaggctgccgaggaggaggaggaggaag CCCCCGAGGAGCCGGAGCCGGTGGTAGAGCGAG AGGAGGAGCGCCCCAAACCAAG CCGCCCCGTGGTACCTCCACTGATCCCCCCGAAGATCCCGGAAGGGGAACGTGTGGACTTCGAT GACATCCACCGGAAGCGCATGGAGAAAGACCTGTTGGAGCTGCAGACGCTCATCGACGTGCACTTCGAGCAGcgcaagaaggaggaggaggagctcatTGCGCTGAAAGACCGCATT GAGCGGCGCCGGGCGGAGCGAGCGCAGCAGCAGCGCTTCAGAACCGAGAAGGAGCGGGAGCGGCAGGCCCGGCTGGCG GAGGAGAAAATgcggaaggaagaggaggaggccaAGAAGCGGGCTGAGGATGACGCCAAGAAGAAGAAGGTCCTGTCCAACATGGGGGCCCATTTCGGGGGCTACCTGGTCAAG GCAGAACAAAAGCGGGGGAAGCGGCAGACCGGGCGGGAGACGAAGCTTCGCATCCTGTCTGAGCGGAAGAAGCCTCTGGACATTGACCACTTGGGCGAGGAGCAGCTCCG GGCCAAGGCCCAGGAACTGTCGGACTGGATCCACCAGCTGGAGTCCGAGAAGTTTGACCTGATGGAGAAGATGAAGCAGCAGAAGTACGAG atcAACCTGCTCTACAATCGCATCAGCCACGCCCAGAAGTT CCGGAAGGGGGCAGCGAAGGGCCGCCTCGGAGGCCGCTGGAAGTGA